The Calditrichota bacterium genome includes a window with the following:
- a CDS encoding PAS domain S-box protein, whose product MKDEKKTKAQLIEELKSLRKKAGIISDDRETQVKNIDSGENLRDILNVMDDMVFVLDKDNRFISTYSPRGKLFISPEQFIGKTHSQIMPAHVDKMFAKAIPDVKKGNSIGYEYSLKMPDGLRWYSIKLSPLFSENIYNGLVAVSRDITKQKNVEIALKESEDRLSKIRLAANDGMWDWNLQTDEVYFDPRYYEMAGYKKDEFPHKLDEFKNRVHPDDIQMVMDATQKHLEGKKERFEVEFRFKKKEGNWLWITGKGIIVERDDEDQPLRFVGTHTDITDRKIAEEKLKEREEHLNTFFDNSPVGMAIWDIEFRYVYINEILQKINGPSKEEHIGKTIHQVLPKAAHLMAPLFKNIIKTGKPVYNLELSGEVPSTPGRETHYLVSYFPLTVADGNPRFIGGVVVDITSQKDTEKALRKSSIIIDSTSDAVISTNIEGIITFWNKGAERIYGFQSSEVIGKPIGLIYKDEDLPVLTNLITDLLDGKEIPSVEVTCINKQKEDVEILLSLTTIKDKNGRIEELVGITKDITERKQSEKTLIESENRYKLLVENQSDLIVKVDLEGHFLYVSPSYCRLFGKTEDQLLHKKFLPLVHKEDQDKTELAMQDLFRPPYTCYIEQRAKTKDGWRWLSWRDTALLNDDNEVYGIIGLGQDITERKQAEDSLKKSELEFRGIFEQSPLAIQIYDKEGKLIDVNKQTMELFGVNDKKHILGYEFWDDPNLSSDKADALRNLQPVFISTTLDFDTIRKLNLYPTNHNGIKYLDMYVIPLRQKKEITGYLVQIVDMTTREKDRKKLEVINEALENSLNGFDIVNVDGVFTYVNKAYVKMWGYDNADEIIGTSPVNHCLDPKIPEKVIRTLKESGRCEIEFLAKRKDGSTFDVLMYARIAYDVHGKEIYPTTSIDITDRKQAEKEKITVEAQVRHQQKLESVGTLAGGVAHEINNPLNGIMNYAQLIDDELGEGNTLKKYSSEIIRESERISDIVRNLLTFSRDDKESHSPARIDDIIESTVSLVNIVFKKDQITLNIDIPQNLPSIKCRSQQIRQVIMNLMTNARDSLNQKYSGYDENKVINISVSQFADENRRWFRVMVEDKGVGINEDIQGKIFDPFFTSKDRAIGTGLGLSISYGLVKDHNGKLHFETEVGEFTRFYLDLPIDNGWTI is encoded by the coding sequence ATGAAGGATGAAAAGAAAACAAAAGCTCAATTGATTGAAGAGCTCAAATCTTTACGTAAGAAAGCAGGCATAATCAGTGATGATAGGGAAACTCAAGTAAAAAACATAGATTCGGGCGAGAACCTTAGAGATATTTTAAATGTCATGGATGATATGGTTTTTGTACTTGACAAGGATAATCGATTTATTTCCACTTACTCTCCACGAGGAAAGCTTTTTATATCGCCGGAACAGTTTATTGGCAAAACACATTCTCAAATAATGCCCGCTCATGTTGACAAAATGTTTGCAAAAGCCATCCCTGATGTTAAAAAAGGAAATTCCATTGGGTATGAATATAGTTTGAAAATGCCAGATGGGTTGCGCTGGTATTCCATCAAGCTTTCCCCACTATTTTCTGAAAATATATATAACGGATTGGTTGCCGTATCTCGAGATATTACCAAACAAAAAAATGTGGAAATAGCATTAAAAGAGAGCGAAGACCGCCTTTCAAAAATAAGGCTTGCTGCCAATGATGGAATGTGGGATTGGAATTTGCAAACCGATGAGGTTTACTTTGATCCGCGTTATTATGAAATGGCGGGATATAAAAAGGATGAATTCCCACACAAGTTAGATGAATTTAAAAACCGTGTCCATCCAGATGATATACAAATGGTTATGGATGCAACCCAAAAACACTTAGAAGGTAAAAAAGAGCGTTTTGAAGTGGAATTTCGTTTTAAGAAAAAAGAGGGCAATTGGCTATGGATAACAGGAAAGGGTATTATCGTTGAACGAGATGATGAAGACCAGCCACTTCGCTTTGTGGGAACGCATACTGATATAACTGATCGCAAGATTGCCGAAGAAAAGTTGAAAGAACGGGAAGAACATTTAAATACCTTTTTTGATAATTCACCAGTTGGAATGGCAATTTGGGATATAGAGTTTAGGTATGTATATATTAATGAAATACTTCAAAAAATAAACGGACCATCCAAAGAGGAACACATTGGGAAAACGATTCATCAGGTTTTGCCTAAAGCTGCCCATTTAATGGCACCGTTGTTTAAAAATATTATAAAAACCGGGAAACCAGTATACAATTTAGAATTGAGTGGTGAGGTTCCCTCAACTCCAGGTAGAGAAACACATTATTTAGTTTCATACTTCCCACTAACAGTGGCAGATGGAAATCCACGATTTATTGGTGGTGTTGTTGTCGATATTACTTCACAGAAAGATACAGAGAAAGCCCTTAGAAAAAGCTCAATTATTATAGATTCGACTAGTGATGCAGTAATTTCAACAAATATCGAAGGAATAATTACATTTTGGAATAAAGGAGCTGAAAGAATTTATGGCTTTCAATCTTCCGAGGTTATAGGAAAACCGATTGGTCTAATTTATAAAGATGAAGATTTGCCCGTATTAACAAATCTGATAACTGATTTATTGGATGGTAAAGAAATTCCCAGTGTTGAGGTAACCTGTATTAATAAGCAAAAAGAAGATGTTGAAATACTTTTATCTCTTACAACGATTAAGGATAAAAATGGAAGGATTGAAGAACTTGTAGGAATAACCAAGGATATTACCGAGCGCAAGCAATCAGAAAAGACTTTGATTGAGAGTGAAAATAGATATAAGCTCCTTGTAGAGAACCAATCAGATTTAATTGTAAAAGTAGATTTAGAAGGGCACTTTTTATATGTAAGCCCATCTTATTGTAGATTATTTGGAAAAACCGAAGACCAGCTATTACATAAGAAATTTCTACCATTAGTCCATAAAGAAGATCAGGATAAAACAGAACTAGCAATGCAAGATCTATTTAGACCGCCCTACACTTGTTATATTGAACAAAGGGCAAAAACCAAAGATGGTTGGAGATGGTTAAGCTGGCGGGATACTGCTCTTTTAAATGATGATAATGAAGTATATGGGATTATCGGGCTCGGTCAAGATATAACCGAACGCAAACAAGCAGAAGACAGCCTTAAAAAAAGTGAATTAGAGTTCAGGGGGATTTTTGAACAATCCCCACTTGCGATTCAAATCTATGACAAAGAAGGAAAATTGATAGATGTAAATAAGCAAACTATGGAATTGTTTGGGGTAAATGATAAAAAACATATTTTAGGATATGAATTTTGGGATGACCCCAATCTCTCATCTGATAAAGCTGATGCTTTGAGGAATTTGCAACCCGTTTTCATTTCTACTACTCTTGATTTTGACACAATTAGAAAACTCAATTTATATCCAACAAATCACAATGGGATAAAATACCTGGATATGTACGTTATCCCATTACGTCAGAAGAAAGAGATTACGGGATATCTTGTTCAGATAGTTGATATGACTACTCGTGAAAAGGACAGGAAAAAACTTGAAGTAATAAATGAAGCACTTGAGAACTCTCTAAATGGGTTTGATATTGTAAACGTTGACGGTGTGTTTACTTATGTTAATAAAGCCTATGTAAAAATGTGGGGATATGATAATGCAGATGAAATAATTGGAACATCGCCCGTTAATCATTGTCTTGATCCAAAAATACCAGAAAAAGTTATTCGGACTTTAAAAGAATCTGGAAGGTGTGAAATCGAGTTCTTAGCCAAAAGAAAGGATGGTAGTACATTTGATGTTCTAATGTATGCAAGAATAGCATATGATGTGCATGGAAAGGAAATTTACCCCACAACGTCTATTGATATTACCGATCGTAAGCAAGCCGAAAAAGAAAAAATTACGGTAGAAGCCCAAGTGCGCCACCAACAAAAGCTGGAATCTGTTGGGACACTTGCAGGTGGTGTAGCGCATGAAATAAACAATCCGTTAAATGGAATCATGAACTACGCTCAACTTATTGATGATGAGCTGGGAGAGGGAAATACATTAAAAAAATACTCAAGCGAAATTATCCGTGAATCGGAAAGAATTTCTGACATTGTGCGTAACCTTTTAACGTTTTCAAGAGATGATAAGGAATCGCACAGTCCCGCCAGGATAGATGACATTATAGAAAGTACCGTATCGCTAGTAAATATAGTTTTCAAAAAAGATCAGATTACGCTTAATATCGATATCCCACAAAACCTTCCTTCAATTAAATGCAGAAGCCAGCAAATAAGACAGGTAATAATGAACTTAATGACCAATGCACGAGATTCTCTCAATCAAAAATATTCTGGATATGATGAGAATAAGGTAATAAATATATCAGTCTCTCAATTTGCTGATGAGAATCGCAGATGGTTCCGTGTAATGGTAGAAGATAAGGGTGTTGGTATAAATGAAGATATTCAGGGGAAAATATTTGATCCCTTCTTCACCTCCAAAGACAGGGCAATTGGAACAGGACTAGGATTGTCAATTAGTTACGGTTTAGTTAAAGACCATAATGGAAAACTGCATTTTGAAACCGAGGTGGGCGAGTTTACACGCTTTTATCTCGATTTGCCAATAGATAATGGATGGACCATTTAA